Proteins encoded by one window of uncultured Draconibacterium sp.:
- a CDS encoding glycoside hydrolase family 2 TIM barrel-domain containing protein, with product MKKLAVFALLLLPFIGLAQDVFIQNANGREFTSLNGKWKYVLDPYEQGQIGFMPVYENVKQKDKSDRIEYSFDDAQTLWVPGAWDAQKTELSYFEGSIWYRKTFDKPDLSNDKRYFVYVGAANYISTVTINGKVLGVHEGGFTPFAFEITDQIKEKDNFLIIGVNNSRRKGGIPAPVTDWFNHGGITRDVLLVEMPKTFMSNYFLSLDKNSLNAKSKQINGKLMLDGESFPEKARIEIPELKVDKEVDVEADGTCNFTISVKNMELWSPKNPKLYEVSISAANDKVIDQIGFRTIETEGKKILLNGEQIFLRGISLHDENPLRADRANSVDDAQLVLGWAKELGCNFIRLAHYPHQENILREADKMGILLWEELPLYWGIDWEDQEVLRKAKQQYSEVINRDYNRASSIIWSIANETTPSDSRNAFLGAVADHVRSMDNTRLLSAACKKDQPGDGNKSKFYTINDPLMKYLDVVSFNEYLGWYGGLPDECREKVISSDEDKPIIVSEFGGGALQGFHADSLTRWSEEFQEYLYHESINMFDKIDGLAGMTPWILVDFMSPLRQLPDVQDGWNRKGLISEKGYKKKAFFELQKYYEKKATEYK from the coding sequence ATGAAGAAATTAGCAGTATTTGCATTACTCCTGTTGCCATTTATTGGTTTGGCGCAGGATGTTTTTATTCAGAATGCAAACGGACGGGAGTTCACCAGTTTGAACGGGAAGTGGAAGTATGTACTCGATCCTTATGAACAAGGGCAAATCGGTTTTATGCCCGTTTATGAGAATGTAAAACAAAAAGACAAATCGGACCGGATAGAATACAGTTTTGATGATGCGCAAACGCTTTGGGTACCGGGCGCATGGGATGCACAAAAGACTGAACTTTCGTATTTCGAAGGAAGCATCTGGTATCGAAAAACCTTTGATAAACCGGATCTCTCGAACGACAAACGTTATTTTGTGTACGTTGGTGCGGCCAATTATATAAGCACGGTAACAATAAACGGAAAAGTGTTGGGCGTTCACGAAGGTGGTTTTACGCCTTTCGCTTTCGAAATCACAGACCAGATCAAAGAGAAGGACAATTTTCTGATTATCGGTGTAAACAACAGCCGCAGAAAAGGTGGAATTCCTGCTCCGGTTACCGATTGGTTTAATCATGGCGGCATTACCCGAGATGTACTGTTGGTTGAAATGCCCAAAACTTTTATGAGCAATTATTTTCTGTCGCTGGATAAAAACTCACTTAATGCAAAAAGCAAACAAATTAACGGGAAACTTATGCTTGACGGAGAATCATTTCCGGAAAAAGCGCGGATTGAAATTCCTGAATTAAAGGTTGACAAAGAAGTTGATGTTGAAGCCGACGGGACCTGCAATTTTACCATCAGCGTAAAAAATATGGAGTTGTGGTCGCCAAAAAATCCAAAATTATACGAAGTCTCTATCTCAGCTGCAAACGATAAAGTTATCGATCAAATCGGATTCAGAACGATTGAAACCGAAGGCAAAAAGATACTGTTGAACGGTGAACAGATTTTCTTACGAGGAATTTCGCTGCATGATGAAAATCCGCTTCGTGCCGACCGTGCAAATTCTGTCGACGATGCACAGCTGGTTTTGGGCTGGGCAAAAGAACTCGGCTGTAATTTTATTCGTTTGGCGCATTATCCACACCAGGAAAATATTCTTCGCGAGGCGGACAAAATGGGAATTTTGCTTTGGGAAGAGTTGCCGTTGTACTGGGGAATCGACTGGGAAGATCAGGAAGTTCTTCGAAAAGCAAAACAACAGTATTCCGAAGTGATAAACCGCGATTATAATCGTGCGAGTTCGATCATTTGGTCGATTGCAAACGAAACAACACCTTCTGATTCCCGCAACGCATTTTTGGGGGCAGTTGCCGATCATGTTCGTTCAATGGATAATACCCGCTTGTTGTCGGCCGCGTGTAAAAAAGATCAGCCCGGCGATGGTAACAAATCAAAATTTTACACCATTAACGATCCGCTAATGAAATATCTCGACGTAGTGAGCTTCAATGAATATTTGGGGTGGTACGGCGGTTTACCTGACGAGTGTCGTGAGAAAGTTATTTCATCGGATGAAGACAAACCGATTATTGTAAGCGAATTTGGAGGTGGTGCTTTGCAGGGATTTCACGCCGACAGTTTGACGCGTTGGAGCGAAGAATTTCAGGAATACTTATACCACGAGAGCATTAATATGTTCGACAAAATTGATGGTTTGGCAGGAATGACACCATGGATTCTGGTTGATTTTATGTCGCCACTTCGTCAGTTGCCCGATGTTCAGGATGGCTGGAACCGAAAAGGCCTGATTTCTGAAAAAGGATATAAAAAGAAAGCTTTCTTCGAATTGCAAAAGTATTACGAAAAGAAAGCTACGGAATACAAATAA
- a CDS encoding two-component regulator propeller domain-containing protein — protein MLRITKLLLVLLFCSCAAHAQNELYFSHLGAENGLTIDKSNTIVQDKNGFMWIGTLNGLTRFDGYDYVTYHPHFHDSTSISNREITKLMVDKAGNLWIGTASGLNFMNLETGALKRYKIRSRILSLNEDHEGIIWIGTWNDGLYKLDPENGDMTHYLASEVVSDIYEDSRQILWIATYNGLLRFYPESGDYSRYVAEPGKNSLSNSTVTQIVESKEGNLWIGTWSGGLNKAEVNNNGEIIRFTAYREGASTNSLGDDVVFRLYYDQFDNLWIGSWNEGLSLLKYDQQQLPPEEAGFWNYKASVNNPGSLSSNAVSALFVDKSGLLWVGSSKIDRASITDSGLGRYVLLSTVDNLGNKIYIKSFAAFNHQLWIGTSYNLLQYENHNGVYVLKKDYGELKYMQNGREFVAYTIYDLHADNTGLWISTEDAGLIHYQFNRNMELDLSSREYYNENTNVAIPGNKVIELVPSKKFPNVIYAGITERGFVILKTDEKKVISVESFTSGPESDKVSSNIIRALHEDRSGDVWIGTENGLNCYHPETGKFDKYFYSTTDKKSLNDNAVNALLEDSFGNLWVGTTSGLNRKIKEVDSSGNEVVKFKGFPEIEYLQNDLVSGLMEGKSGHLWIRTYRGIVEFDIKNEVIVSKHFSQDYQNDRVERNAQFVLEDDRMVVGNLTGFIVQEPKNISQTEHAANVVITDLMIYDKSMNDELELRTKYGIDADIPYAEKVNLSYKDKMVTFSFSDMDYKNPGKNEYFFRMEGFDEQWNSSGTRNTATYTNLPPGDYTFKVVASAGNDVDYTKATTFQVSMSPPWWKSIVAYIIYGLMFIAVLYFFMKYSIINAQKKSELAFEHLRAEELRNLNEQKTLFFTDITHELRTPLTLILGPSKELLDDKKLSAESHKLAQLINTSAYKLLRLVNQLLEFRKIEKGIPDNLYIQHCNLVNLLQEVFNFFKPMADSRQIEFKLSTTPENIMANFDPDKMEKIIFNLLSNAFKYSPDNSAISITAFERTNTNEAKEVVIEVQDSGVGIAKEYQEKIFERFFQVKQLRTQSTGGIGLFMAKAMIEQHGGSIELDSEEGKGSCFRLVLPLNSELAAKAEKNEKWKPEDSVTTLVQPEEATFENILHDTFLNGSDNTKPHVLVVEDDTDLKEFLCTGLSKHLNVECADNGKDALEKIKANTPDLILSDVMMPEMDGFELCTQLRKDLNYSHIPVIFLTAKTMQEDQVKGLKLGAVDYIYKPFNMVSLSLKIYNLLTLQKQKQERLRTEEILEPEHIELSSLDEEFLKAAVQSVQNNLDNTDFDVEAFSAELKVSANQAYRKIKALTGQTANEFIRTQRLKVASGLLVQKKRSISEVIYMVGFTSPSYFSRCFKDFYGCTPKEYIEKNT, from the coding sequence ATGCTACGAATTACTAAACTACTTCTTGTTCTTCTTTTTTGCTCTTGTGCAGCACATGCACAAAACGAGCTCTACTTTTCTCATCTGGGAGCAGAGAACGGACTAACCATCGATAAATCAAATACCATCGTTCAGGATAAGAATGGTTTTATGTGGATTGGCACATTAAACGGCCTGACACGTTTTGATGGTTACGACTATGTTACTTACCATCCTCATTTTCATGATTCAACTTCAATATCAAACCGCGAGATTACCAAGTTAATGGTTGACAAGGCCGGCAATTTGTGGATTGGTACGGCAAGTGGTTTAAATTTTATGAATCTGGAAACCGGTGCTTTAAAACGATACAAGATTCGAAGCCGGATTTTATCGTTGAATGAAGACCACGAAGGCATTATTTGGATTGGCACATGGAACGATGGATTGTACAAACTGGATCCGGAAAACGGTGACATGACACATTACCTGGCCAGTGAGGTGGTAAGCGATATTTACGAAGACTCGCGCCAAATTTTGTGGATAGCTACCTACAACGGCTTGCTTCGTTTTTATCCTGAAAGCGGTGATTATTCGCGCTATGTTGCTGAGCCCGGCAAAAACTCACTTTCAAATTCCACTGTAACTCAAATTGTTGAATCGAAAGAAGGAAATCTGTGGATTGGAACATGGAGTGGAGGTTTGAACAAAGCGGAGGTAAATAACAATGGTGAAATTATTCGTTTTACAGCTTATCGCGAAGGTGCAAGCACAAACAGTTTAGGCGACGACGTAGTGTTTAGGCTTTATTACGATCAATTTGATAATTTATGGATCGGATCGTGGAACGAAGGTTTAAGTTTACTAAAATATGATCAGCAGCAACTTCCGCCCGAAGAGGCTGGCTTTTGGAATTATAAGGCCTCGGTTAATAATCCGGGAAGTTTGTCGTCGAATGCAGTATCCGCACTTTTTGTCGATAAAAGTGGATTACTTTGGGTGGGATCTTCAAAAATCGATCGGGCTTCGATAACAGACAGTGGTTTAGGTCGTTATGTGTTGTTGTCAACGGTCGATAATCTTGGAAACAAAATCTACATAAAAAGTTTTGCTGCGTTCAATCATCAATTGTGGATTGGTACTTCGTACAACCTTTTGCAGTACGAAAATCACAACGGGGTTTACGTATTAAAGAAAGATTATGGCGAACTAAAATACATGCAAAACGGTCGCGAGTTTGTGGCCTATACCATTTACGATTTACATGCAGATAACACCGGTTTGTGGATTAGTACTGAAGATGCCGGGCTTATTCATTATCAGTTTAACCGTAATATGGAACTCGACCTTTCGAGCCGTGAATACTATAACGAGAATACGAATGTTGCTATTCCGGGAAATAAAGTGATTGAATTAGTTCCATCGAAAAAATTCCCCAACGTAATTTATGCGGGAATAACAGAGCGTGGTTTTGTAATTTTAAAAACCGATGAGAAGAAAGTTATTTCGGTTGAAAGCTTTACATCGGGACCTGAAAGTGATAAGGTAAGTAGCAATATTATCCGAGCATTACACGAAGATCGCTCGGGCGATGTTTGGATCGGTACAGAAAACGGATTAAATTGTTACCACCCCGAAACCGGAAAATTCGACAAATATTTTTATTCAACCACTGATAAAAAATCGTTGAATGACAATGCAGTAAATGCCCTTCTCGAAGATTCATTTGGTAACCTTTGGGTGGGGACGACATCCGGATTAAACCGAAAAATTAAGGAAGTTGATTCGTCGGGAAATGAAGTGGTGAAATTTAAAGGATTTCCTGAAATTGAGTACTTGCAAAACGACCTCGTATCGGGATTAATGGAAGGCAAATCGGGGCATTTGTGGATTCGTACTTATCGCGGTATTGTGGAGTTCGATATAAAAAATGAGGTGATTGTTAGTAAGCATTTTTCACAGGATTACCAGAATGACCGCGTGGAACGAAATGCACAATTTGTGTTGGAGGATGATAGAATGGTGGTGGGTAACCTGACAGGTTTTATCGTGCAGGAACCTAAAAATATCAGCCAAACGGAGCATGCAGCAAATGTTGTAATTACCGATTTGATGATTTACGACAAAAGCATGAACGATGAGTTGGAGCTCAGAACAAAATACGGGATTGATGCTGATATTCCTTATGCTGAAAAAGTAAACCTGTCGTACAAAGACAAAATGGTGACATTCAGTTTTTCGGATATGGATTATAAAAATCCGGGGAAAAATGAATACTTCTTCCGGATGGAAGGTTTTGATGAGCAGTGGAACAGTTCCGGAACACGAAATACGGCCACTTATACCAACCTTCCTCCGGGCGATTACACGTTTAAAGTGGTGGCAAGCGCCGGCAACGATGTTGATTATACAAAAGCTACCACCTTTCAGGTTTCCATGTCGCCACCGTGGTGGAAGTCAATTGTTGCCTACATTATTTATGGCTTGATGTTTATTGCCGTTTTGTATTTTTTTATGAAATACTCGATCATCAACGCACAAAAGAAAAGTGAATTGGCATTTGAGCATTTAAGGGCCGAAGAGTTGCGAAATCTGAACGAACAGAAAACGCTGTTTTTTACCGATATAACGCATGAGCTAAGAACACCGCTAACACTTATTTTAGGACCTTCGAAAGAATTGTTGGACGATAAAAAACTGAGCGCCGAGTCGCACAAGCTTGCCCAATTAATAAATACCAGCGCCTATAAACTTTTACGTCTGGTTAATCAGCTGCTCGAGTTCCGGAAAATTGAAAAAGGAATTCCGGATAATCTTTATATCCAGCATTGTAACCTGGTGAATCTACTTCAGGAGGTTTTTAATTTCTTTAAACCAATGGCCGACTCGAGGCAAATCGAATTTAAATTGAGTACCACTCCCGAGAATATCATGGCCAATTTTGACCCCGATAAGATGGAGAAAATAATTTTTAACCTCTTATCGAATGCCTTTAAATATTCACCAGATAACAGTGCAATCTCGATAACTGCTTTTGAGCGAACCAACACCAACGAGGCAAAAGAAGTAGTGATTGAAGTTCAGGACAGTGGTGTTGGAATTGCAAAAGAGTATCAGGAGAAAATTTTTGAGCGTTTTTTCCAGGTGAAACAGTTGCGCACACAAAGTACGGGGGGAATTGGTTTGTTTATGGCTAAGGCGATGATTGAGCAACACGGCGGATCGATTGAGTTAGACAGCGAAGAAGGAAAGGGAAGTTGCTTCCGACTGGTTTTGCCACTGAACAGCGAGTTGGCTGCCAAGGCTGAAAAAAACGAAAAATGGAAGCCTGAAGATTCAGTAACCACTTTGGTTCAGCCGGAAGAAGCAACTTTTGAGAATATTTTACACGACACTTTTTTAAACGGATCGGACAATACAAAACCGCATGTTTTGGTGGTTGAAGATGATACTGATTTGAAGGAGTTTTTGTGCACCGGCTTGTCGAAACATTTAAATGTTGAGTGTGCTGACAATGGCAAAGACGCACTTGAAAAAATTAAGGCAAACACGCCTGACCTTATTCTTTCGGATGTGATGATGCCCGAAATGGATGGCTTTGAGCTTTGCACCCAGCTTCGAAAAGACTTGAATTATTCTCACATTCCGGTAATTTTCCTTACCGCTAAAACCATGCAGGAAGACCAGGTAAAAGGGTTAAAACTCGGGGCGGTTGATTATATCTACAAACCGTTTAATATGGTTTCTTTATCGCTGAAAATTTATAACCTGCTTACCCTGCAAAAACAGAAGCAGGAACGTTTGCGAACGGAGGAAATTTTAGAACCGGAACACATTGAATTGTCATCGCTTGATGAGGAATTTCTGAAAGCTGCCGTTCAATCCGTTCAGAATAATTTGGACAATACCGATTTTGATGTGGAAGCTTTTAGTGCCGAACTAAAAGTAAGCGCCAACCAGGCCTATCGAAAAATAAAAGCACTTACGGGGCAAACGGCCAACGAGTTTATCCGTACACAACGATTAAAGGTTGCATCGGGACTGCTGGTTCAGAAGAAACGATCGATTAGCGAAGTAATCTACATGGTTGGATTTACCAGCCCGTCGTATTTTAGTCGATGCTTTAAAGATTTTTACGGGTGTACACCAAAAGAGTACATTGAAAAGAATACCTGA
- a CDS encoding AraC family transcriptional regulator: MTTLKIKPEKGDPSDVIQFFPKYNIQLLCCRHWWLENWEYTELSFPYWRIYHNNAEGAKIIYNDTEYSLSPNQIILIPPNTSYATRLYDHEIPKEGFSLEGGRVDLNADRQKTSSKPSLLHLFIHFNIGIPYDNISPGIFSFELTEHLQSKLQRIKNHLSKDHKFFSFHISLVIKALIADLLTELPESNWDLISKDHRIISCLRYIEENLADNLSNPILADKAKMATNAFIRLFSNEVGISVQKYVRNKRIDRACIMLHHSNLSIDEIALKTGFADRYHFSRIFKQSTSISPARYRKEFGMST; the protein is encoded by the coding sequence ATGACAACACTAAAAATAAAACCTGAAAAAGGTGATCCTTCTGATGTTATTCAATTTTTTCCGAAGTATAACATTCAGTTGCTCTGTTGCCGGCATTGGTGGCTTGAGAACTGGGAATACACGGAACTTTCATTTCCTTACTGGCGCATTTACCACAACAATGCTGAAGGCGCTAAAATCATTTATAATGATACGGAGTACAGTTTATCTCCCAACCAGATAATTTTGATTCCTCCTAACACTTCCTATGCAACACGTTTGTATGACCACGAAATACCAAAAGAAGGATTTTCACTGGAGGGAGGCCGTGTTGACTTGAATGCTGACAGGCAAAAAACATCCTCAAAACCAAGCCTTTTACACCTTTTTATTCACTTTAACATTGGAATTCCATATGACAATATATCGCCCGGAATATTCAGCTTTGAACTCACCGAACATCTCCAATCGAAACTTCAGCGAATAAAAAACCACCTTTCCAAGGATCACAAATTCTTTAGTTTCCATATCAGTTTGGTGATAAAGGCATTAATTGCTGATTTACTTACTGAACTGCCCGAATCGAACTGGGATTTAATTTCAAAAGATCATCGGATTATCAGCTGTTTGCGCTACATCGAAGAAAATTTAGCCGATAATTTGAGCAACCCAATTTTAGCAGACAAAGCTAAAATGGCGACAAATGCATTTATCCGTCTTTTTTCGAACGAAGTAGGAATTTCTGTTCAGAAATATGTTCGCAACAAACGCATCGACCGCGCATGTATCATGCTTCACCACTCGAACTTAAGTATCGATGAAATAGCTCTAAAAACAGGTTTTGCCGATCGCTACCATTTCTCCCGGATCTTTAAACAATCTACAAGCATTTCCCCGGCGCGGTACAGGAAAGAGTTTGGAATGAGCACATAA
- a CDS encoding glycoside hydrolase family 16 protein, protein MNRTNHTKTILTKLFLLLCIFVAANSYAGKKPNPQQTKPKDLQLIWEDNFDNDGSPDAQNWNFEYGFVRNRELQWYQPQNAYCQNGRLIIEGKRENIFNPNYNPLSDDWRTNRSNAKYTSACLITKDLQEWPPFGYFEICARINVSNGAWPAIWLLGTEQSWPYCGEIDIMEFYRINTIPHLLANAAWGSELNHQPNWNDAKIPLEHFTKNDPDWADKFHTWSMHWDKEQISIYLDNELLNQIDLQQTINPDGGNPFTSDQKFYLLLNLAIGANGGDPTRTDFPIQFEVDYVKVYKEITN, encoded by the coding sequence ATGAATCGTACTAACCATACGAAGACTATTCTTACAAAGCTGTTTTTGCTTCTATGCATTTTTGTTGCGGCCAATAGTTATGCAGGCAAAAAACCAAACCCACAGCAAACAAAACCTAAAGATCTTCAATTAATTTGGGAAGATAATTTCGATAACGACGGTTCTCCGGATGCACAGAACTGGAATTTCGAATACGGATTTGTGCGCAACCGTGAGCTTCAATGGTATCAACCTCAAAATGCTTATTGTCAAAATGGTCGCTTAATTATAGAAGGTAAAAGAGAAAACATTTTCAATCCGAATTACAATCCACTCAGCGACGATTGGCGCACCAATCGTTCAAACGCTAAATACACATCAGCATGCCTTATTACTAAAGATCTGCAGGAATGGCCTCCGTTTGGCTACTTCGAAATATGTGCGCGAATCAACGTATCAAACGGTGCATGGCCCGCCATTTGGCTGTTGGGAACCGAGCAGAGCTGGCCATATTGCGGAGAGATTGATATTATGGAGTTCTACCGCATTAATACTATTCCGCACTTGTTGGCGAACGCTGCGTGGGGCTCGGAATTAAACCACCAACCCAACTGGAACGATGCAAAAATACCATTAGAACATTTTACAAAAAACGATCCCGACTGGGCCGACAAATTCCACACCTGGTCGATGCACTGGGATAAAGAACAGATTAGTATTTACCTTGATAATGAGTTACTGAACCAAATCGATCTGCAACAAACAATCAATCCTGACGGTGGCAATCCATTTACTTCCGATCAGAAATTCTACTTGTTGCTCAACCTTGCAATTGGAGCAAATGGGGGCGATCCTACACGCACGGATTTCCCTATTCAGTTTGAGGTTGACTATGTGAAAGTCTACAAAGAAATAACGAACTAG
- the fucK gene encoding L-fuculokinase, with the protein MSEKDLAIVFDCGATNLRVIAMDVHGKIVASESTANNTSPDPEFPGGVIWDVEEMWGKLCSASQNVMAAIDTKRIAGVTVTTFGVDGAFVDTRGKLLYPVISWQCQRTTPVMNEIGKYIPLEELYAEAATFPYAFNTINKLVWLKENRPEVIEKAHRFLFITSLFIFKLTGELRNDATMAGTSMLMDMQKHQPSEKIFAALDIRPDILGDISESGELAGAVHQKAEGETGIPKNVPVFFGGHDTQFAVFGSGANENELVLSSGTWEIIMARSAGFKSTKKELAAQLTTEMDAEKGLFNIGQNYLASGILEWFAKNFYPELEGDNLYRKMISDASAVHPGESSVWVYPSFYGEGGSNNFGAINGLTIRTQRGEIYRAFLESLAYRLRSGIEALENAGGFKAEKIICVGGGSKNYLWNQLRADVCNLPIQLVDQKETTVLGAALFVFAGSGVAQSPGAARKMVDYNPKIIHPSENLKRYDELYQAFKERMQFI; encoded by the coding sequence ATGTCTGAAAAAGATCTGGCAATAGTATTCGATTGCGGAGCCACAAACCTGCGGGTGATTGCTATGGATGTGCATGGTAAAATTGTGGCTTCGGAATCGACTGCAAACAATACAAGTCCCGATCCTGAATTTCCAGGTGGCGTAATTTGGGATGTGGAAGAAATGTGGGGAAAACTTTGTTCTGCCTCACAAAATGTGATGGCAGCCATCGATACAAAACGGATTGCCGGTGTAACTGTTACAACTTTTGGTGTTGATGGTGCTTTTGTGGATACACGAGGCAAACTGCTTTATCCGGTAATTTCGTGGCAATGTCAGCGCACAACACCAGTTATGAATGAGATTGGGAAATATATTCCGCTTGAAGAATTGTATGCCGAAGCTGCCACTTTCCCATACGCATTTAATACCATCAACAAATTGGTGTGGTTGAAAGAAAACCGGCCGGAGGTAATTGAAAAGGCACATCGTTTTCTGTTTATCACATCGCTGTTTATTTTCAAACTGACGGGCGAGTTGCGTAACGACGCTACAATGGCCGGTACTTCCATGTTGATGGATATGCAAAAACATCAGCCATCGGAAAAGATATTTGCGGCACTTGATATTCGTCCTGATATTTTGGGAGATATTTCTGAATCCGGAGAATTGGCCGGTGCCGTTCATCAAAAAGCCGAGGGTGAAACAGGTATTCCCAAAAATGTACCGGTGTTTTTTGGCGGGCACGATACACAGTTTGCAGTGTTTGGTTCGGGAGCCAATGAAAATGAACTGGTGCTGAGTAGCGGTACCTGGGAAATCATTATGGCGCGAAGTGCCGGTTTTAAGTCGACAAAAAAAGAACTGGCAGCGCAGTTGACCACCGAAATGGATGCTGAAAAAGGCTTATTTAATATCGGGCAGAATTACCTGGCTTCAGGAATACTGGAGTGGTTTGCCAAGAATTTCTATCCGGAGCTTGAGGGTGATAATTTGTACCGTAAAATGATTTCTGACGCGAGTGCAGTTCATCCCGGCGAATCTTCTGTTTGGGTATATCCTTCGTTTTATGGCGAAGGAGGAAGCAATAATTTTGGCGCGATAAACGGTTTAACAATTCGCACCCAACGTGGCGAAATCTACCGTGCATTCCTTGAAAGTTTGGCGTATCGCTTACGGTCTGGCATCGAAGCGTTGGAAAATGCCGGTGGTTTTAAAGCCGAGAAAATAATTTGTGTTGGTGGTGGATCAAAAAACTATCTTTGGAATCAATTGCGTGCCGATGTTTGCAATTTGCCCATACAATTGGTCGATCAGAAGGAGACAACCGTTTTGGGAGCAGCCTTATTTGTTTTCGCTGGAAGTGGTGTAGCACAATCACCCGGAGCAGCCCGAAAAATGGTGGATTATAATCCTAAAATTATTCATCCATCTGAAAATCTAAAACGATACGACGAATTGTATCAGGCATTTAAAGAACGCATGCAATTCATTTAA
- a CDS encoding glycoside hydrolase family 43 protein: MKPRSNQLYPILFTIFCASLMFALMGCNPKKEDPQGFQNFNPGQPWPDADSVHINAHGGGILYSDNRYYWFGEYKSENTSSARVGVNCYSSKDLYNWKPEGVVLPVSDSVGSDIEAGCVMERPKVIFNAKRQQFVLYFHLELKGKGYSAARVGIAVSDNVTGPYKYLRSLRPNAGIWPQNMTGEQKTSSLTMDDFSDWWTDDWMAAVHDGLFIRRDFEGGQMSRDMTLFVDDDGKAYHIYSSEENLTLHIAELSDDYLNYTGKYIRVAPGGHNEAPAIFKKDGTYFMITSGCTGWDPNAARMFTAESIWGPWEQHPNPCVGPDADLTFHSQSTYILPVSGKKDAFIFMADRWTPKKPIEASYIWLPIQFENGLPVLKWMDQWNLSIFEKSNEL, translated from the coding sequence ATGAAACCACGATCAAACCAACTTTATCCCATTCTCTTTACTATCTTTTGCGCCTCTTTAATGTTTGCATTAATGGGATGCAATCCGAAAAAGGAAGACCCGCAAGGATTTCAAAACTTTAATCCGGGGCAACCCTGGCCCGATGCCGACAGTGTGCATATCAACGCTCATGGTGGAGGGATCCTATATTCCGACAACAGGTATTATTGGTTTGGCGAATACAAAAGCGAAAATACCAGTTCGGCCCGGGTGGGAGTGAATTGTTATTCATCAAAAGATTTGTACAACTGGAAACCGGAAGGTGTTGTGCTGCCGGTAAGTGATAGTGTGGGGAGCGACATTGAGGCCGGTTGTGTTATGGAACGCCCGAAGGTTATTTTCAACGCCAAAAGACAACAATTTGTATTGTATTTTCATTTGGAATTAAAAGGCAAAGGGTACAGTGCTGCGCGTGTTGGTATTGCTGTTAGCGATAATGTTACCGGGCCATACAAATATCTTCGTTCTTTACGTCCTAATGCCGGAATTTGGCCACAGAACATGACCGGAGAGCAGAAAACCAGCAGCCTTACAATGGATGATTTTTCAGACTGGTGGACCGATGACTGGATGGCTGCTGTTCACGATGGATTATTTATCCGACGTGATTTTGAAGGAGGACAAATGTCGCGCGATATGACACTTTTTGTTGATGACGATGGTAAAGCCTATCACATTTATTCATCGGAAGAAAACCTGACATTACACATTGCAGAATTGAGTGATGATTATTTAAATTATACAGGAAAATATATTCGGGTAGCTCCCGGCGGACATAACGAAGCACCTGCCATTTTTAAGAAAGACGGGACGTATTTTATGATCACCTCTGGTTGTACCGGTTGGGATCCTAACGCTGCCCGAATGTTTACCGCGGAATCGATTTGGGGCCCCTGGGAACAACATCCAAATCCGTGTGTTGGCCCCGATGCCGATCTCACTTTTCACTCGCAAAGCACATACATTTTACCGGTGTCAGGGAAAAAGGATGCTTTTATTTTTATGGCCGATCGCTGGACACCCAAAAAGCCAATCGAGGCCAGTTACATTTGGTTACCTATTCAATTTGAAAACGGATTACCGGTGTTGAAATGGATGGATCAGTGGAACCTCAGCATTTTTGAAAAATCAAACGAATTATAA